The DNA segment AGACCGGCATACGCTATAAAGCTCCGTTATAAAAAAAGAAACCTGTAAACTGCAACAGATTTCCAAAGCAAATTTTATATGAGACGCTTCCCACACAAGCAATGATACTGCAATATGACTACCATCACCTGAAAGGATCATCCAAGGGACTTAACAGGCACTTCCATGATTTTTCAATGCATCCATCCTATGAATTCCATTACCCTTCTATCATTCCTCGGTAGTGTTTTTACCTGCCTTTTTCATAGTAGCAGAAAAAGCAAGAATCTCGAAATTTTCAATCGACAACGGCTTTGAGAAAACATATCCCTGTACCATATCACATGCGGCATTTTTCAGAAATTCCACCTGAGAAAATGTTTCTACACCCTCAGCCACCGTTTTCATACCAAGCTTTCTGGCCAGCTCAATCGCTGATTCAACGACATCATTCCCTCGCGGATCGCCCTCCTTATCAAAGAAAACACCATCCAGCTTCAAGATATCCACCGGTATCTCCTTCAACACATTTAAAGAGGAATAGCCGCTTCCAAAATCATCCATAGAGCACTGAAAGCCTGCAGCATGAATTTGTTCAATGACATTCTTCAACAGCTCCAGATTCTCAAATACAACCGTTTCCGTCAATTCAAATTCCAGCAGACTGGAAGCAACCCCATATTTTTTCTGTATAGCCTCAAACCTTTCCAGAAACTGCGGATCCGAAAGATGATTTCTCGACAGATTCACAGAAATCGGAACTGCTTTGATTCCCCTTGCGTTCCAGTCCTTTAACAGACGGCATACGCAATCAAACACATACAGATCCAGCTTGACAATAAATCCGTTTTTCTCAAAAAACGGTATAAACTCTCCCGGAGAAATCAGTCCATCCTTTGGGGAATTCCAGCGTACCAATGCCTCAGCACCTACAATTTCACTCTTTGCAAGATTGATTTTTGGCTGTAGGTATACAATAAACTCACCATTCGCAAGTGCCTGCTCCATGGTATTTTCCATTTTCTTTTCCTTCAGCATCTGCACACGATCCAGATCATCATAGAATACACAGGAGCACACATAACGACCTGTCCGGTTCTTATTGTTTTTCCTTGCCGTATTTGCACGGTCTCGTATATTGACGATATCAATACTTCTATCCGTAACGATATACACACCGCAATCCAATGGCAGATAATACGTATGCTCTCTTGTTTGATTATAGGAATTGACTGCTTCTGTCACATCCTCAAGACGCCTTCTAATCTCTGCAGCATCCGTTGTCTGTAAAATCAGGTTATACGTATCGGAAGAAATTCTGGCAACAAACTCATCCGATTTCAATATTGATTGCAGGCAGCCGTGTACATAGTGCAAGACACGATCGCCGTCACCGCTTCCAAAGGAATCATTGATCAGCTTAAATTTGCGTATATCCAGCGATACAAATGCAAAGGGATGAAAGTCACTGAGTAATCTTTGCAGCTCTTTTTCAAATCGCGGTGCTGTAAATCCGCCGGTTATCGGATCCACGTAGGCTACCCGATAGATTTCCTTATTGAATTTATTATTGGAGAACAGTATATATATAATCAGAATACCGAATACAAGAAAGATAAACACATTGATCATGACAGAAAAGTTTGTAAAGCCCTGAATATTCTCCGCATAAATCATACTCGGTGCAATGGACAGCAGATACCAGCTTCCCTCCTGCAGTGGCGTATAATACAGGGTACGTTC comes from the Erysipelotrichaceae bacterium 66202529 genome and includes:
- a CDS encoding EAL domain-containing protein — protein: MNSLSKKQKTHTLLTIVILVLMILTMTGLSFLMVQRSKSLIMNETQRYLSELSKQTSTRVEQNIARNMSQLREVSSNLSQVATNDAIGQKIIDTSLEENGFSWIGYVNQKGTLYIKDHTSVNIGKLDVVRDAMHKQQSGVSKQLEQLYGEDGILYAVPFYVKGETKGAMVAWNSTADLQLLSDTDTFNGVGFSYIISQNGEFIMHSSNRYAVFQEQGFYESIEDVADIDRGSSLHTMMADLQARKSGTLHYTVHKDVRGESEERTLYYTPLQEGSWYLLSIAPSMIYAENIQGFTNFSVMINVFIFLVFGILIIYILFSNNKFNKEIYRVAYVDPITGGFTAPRFEKELQRLLSDFHPFAFVSLDIRKFKLINDSFGSGDGDRVLHYVHGCLQSILKSDEFVARISSDTYNLILQTTDAAEIRRRLEDVTEAVNSYNQTREHTYYLPLDCGVYIVTDRSIDIVNIRDRANTARKNNKNRTGRYVCSCVFYDDLDRVQMLKEKKMENTMEQALANGEFIVYLQPKINLAKSEIVGAEALVRWNSPKDGLISPGEFIPFFEKNGFIVKLDLYVFDCVCRLLKDWNARGIKAVPISVNLSRNHLSDPQFLERFEAIQKKYGVASSLLEFELTETVVFENLELLKNVIEQIHAAGFQCSMDDFGSGYSSLNVLKEIPVDILKLDGVFFDKEGDPRGNDVVESAIELARKLGMKTVAEGVETFSQVEFLKNAACDMVQGYVFSKPLSIENFEILAFSATMKKAGKNTTEE